The Leifsonia williamsii genome includes a region encoding these proteins:
- a CDS encoding carbohydrate ABC transporter permease — MTAIVTDQQSADQQSAHAAGTRRSRLAAQRPPQRRGRGRVVVPHIVLAAFIVYFALPFWWLIVASTKSQQTLFDGKTSPLWFGGGFDLFSNIGSLFSYSGGLYGHWLGNSFLYAIAGGVGATVLSVLAGYGFSMYGFRGRRLFFAVVLGSVMVPATVLVIPLFVMMSNAHLTNTVWAVILPSMLNPFAVYLMKVYTDEAIPPEMVDAARVDGAGEVRIFARVALPLMRPAVVTVLLLSIVGTWNNFFLPLVMFSNPQLFPVTVGLGALQSQAQVNTGGQSLWNLVITGALISIIPLIVSFLTLQRYWQGGLSIGSVK; from the coding sequence ATGACCGCCATCGTCACCGATCAGCAGAGCGCAGACCAGCAGAGCGCGCACGCCGCGGGCACGCGCCGGTCCCGCCTGGCGGCGCAGCGTCCTCCGCAGCGCCGCGGCCGCGGCCGCGTGGTCGTGCCGCACATCGTGCTCGCCGCCTTCATCGTCTACTTCGCGCTGCCGTTCTGGTGGCTGATCGTGGCCAGCACGAAGAGCCAGCAGACGCTGTTCGACGGCAAGACGAGTCCGCTGTGGTTCGGCGGAGGCTTCGACCTGTTCAGCAACATCGGCTCGCTGTTCTCGTACTCGGGCGGGCTGTACGGGCACTGGCTCGGCAACTCGTTCCTGTACGCGATCGCGGGCGGGGTCGGCGCCACCGTGCTGTCCGTGCTCGCCGGGTACGGGTTCTCGATGTACGGGTTCCGCGGCAGGAGGCTGTTCTTCGCCGTCGTGCTGGGCTCGGTCATGGTCCCCGCGACGGTGCTGGTCATCCCGCTGTTCGTGATGATGAGCAACGCGCACCTGACCAACACGGTGTGGGCGGTCATCCTCCCGTCGATGCTGAACCCGTTCGCGGTCTACCTGATGAAGGTGTACACCGACGAGGCGATCCCGCCCGAGATGGTCGACGCCGCCCGCGTCGACGGCGCCGGCGAGGTGCGCATCTTCGCCAGGGTCGCCCTGCCGCTGATGCGGCCGGCGGTCGTCACGGTGCTGCTGCTGTCGATCGTCGGCACGTGGAACAACTTCTTCCTGCCGCTCGTGATGTTCTCGAACCCGCAGCTCTTCCCCGTCACCGTCGGCCTCGGCGCGCTGCAGTCGCAGGCCCAGGTGAACACCGGCGGCCAGTCGCTGTGGAACCTGGTCATCACCGGCGCCCTCATCTCGATCATCCCGCTGATCGTCTCGTTCCTGACCCTGCAGCGATACTGGCAGGGCGGGCTCTCGATCGGCAGCGTCAAGTAG
- a CDS encoding MinD/ParA family ATP-binding protein, producing MVLDLPPAPQLSARFSPDATGELLVDGTREEFVEESTERVREAVLGRVTEIAAQAGRAVQLTVSDEEGDWLLAVQPDGTIGGEEAVSADHQPVSSLSAPGLPSAGISAPPLLTPGEPLTRTTVARESFLQSERPSRPDRARRGVRGAFARVGVPIGPSAAEQQERAELDAVSRHWAGPRTIAIVNGKGGANKTPTTALLSAVFGRNGGSGVLAWDNNETRGTLGWRTEKGEHDATVQSLLPATDQLMSAEARTADIGHFVHHQNADKYDVLRSNPTMLATEQRISSADFDRLHAMATKFYRLVIIDSGNDESAERWLRMIDHTDQLVIATTALGEHAEAGALLLEALQQRDANAARLARDAVVIVSQSERTGPASEVRRVAAGFEPLARRAVTIPFDPEMHGGRLSFESLAPRTRRAWLHAAAAVAEGL from the coding sequence GTGGTCCTCGATCTGCCCCCAGCCCCGCAACTCAGCGCGCGGTTCTCCCCCGACGCGACCGGCGAGCTGCTCGTCGACGGCACCCGTGAGGAGTTCGTGGAGGAGAGCACCGAGCGGGTGCGGGAGGCGGTCCTCGGCCGCGTCACCGAGATCGCGGCCCAGGCGGGCCGGGCTGTGCAGCTCACGGTGTCGGACGAGGAGGGGGACTGGCTGCTCGCCGTCCAGCCCGACGGCACCATCGGGGGCGAGGAGGCGGTATCGGCCGACCACCAGCCGGTGTCCAGCCTGTCTGCACCGGGCCTCCCCTCGGCGGGTATCTCCGCCCCGCCCCTCCTGACGCCGGGCGAGCCGCTCACCCGGACCACCGTCGCCCGCGAGTCGTTCCTGCAGTCGGAGCGGCCCTCCCGTCCCGACCGTGCGCGGCGGGGCGTGCGCGGCGCCTTCGCCCGCGTCGGCGTCCCGATCGGGCCGTCGGCGGCGGAGCAGCAGGAGCGCGCCGAGCTCGACGCCGTGAGCAGGCACTGGGCCGGTCCGCGCACCATCGCGATCGTCAACGGCAAGGGCGGCGCCAACAAGACGCCGACCACGGCGCTGCTCTCGGCGGTGTTCGGCCGCAACGGCGGCTCCGGCGTGCTCGCGTGGGACAACAACGAGACGCGCGGCACCCTCGGCTGGCGGACCGAGAAGGGCGAGCACGACGCCACCGTGCAGTCCCTCCTCCCCGCGACGGACCAGCTCATGTCGGCGGAGGCGCGGACGGCCGACATCGGCCACTTCGTGCACCACCAGAACGCCGACAAGTACGACGTGCTGCGCTCGAACCCGACCATGCTCGCCACCGAGCAGCGCATCTCGAGCGCCGACTTCGATCGGCTGCACGCGATGGCGACCAAGTTCTACCGGCTGGTCATCATCGACAGCGGCAACGATGAGTCAGCCGAGCGCTGGCTCCGGATGATCGACCACACCGACCAGCTCGTCATCGCGACCACCGCGCTCGGCGAGCACGCCGAGGCCGGCGCCCTGCTCCTGGAGGCGCTGCAGCAGCGCGATGCGAACGCCGCCCGGCTGGCGCGCGACGCCGTCGTGATCGTCTCGCAGTCCGAGCGCACCGGACCGGCCTCCGAGGTGCGACGGGTGGCCGCCGGCTTCGAGCCGCTCGCCCGGCGCGCGGTCACCATCCCGTTCGATCCGGAGATGCACGGCGGCCGGCTGTCGTTCGAGTCGCTCGCGCCGCGCACCCGGCGCGCCTGGCTGCACGCCGCAGCAGCGGTGGCCGAAGGGCTCTAG
- a CDS encoding carbohydrate ABC transporter permease: MTESAVAAPQRPSRPRADRRGAGRPRRDIVSLRRARWGWAFTAPFAVFLLLFLLIPLVYAFVLSLQNSTLAGGTSWVGFANYARAFTDPLFLDGVWRVLLFAVVMIPAQMIVALIAALLIDALTTRFARISRLLIFVPYAVPVVIGALMWGFLYSPSFGPAQEVFGWLGLEAPNFFSDQNVFGSLVNIVTWQWAGYYMIIIYAALQGVDPSIYEAARVDGATGWQIALRIKIPMVASSLLLVLVFALIGTLQFFNEPQMLRGMASGSITSNYTPNIYAYTVAFSYHQVNYASAIAFALGLVVFVGSYAFMFATRKRSGLMK, from the coding sequence ATGACCGAATCCGCCGTCGCCGCGCCGCAGCGGCCGTCCCGTCCCCGCGCCGACCGGCGCGGGGCGGGGCGGCCCCGCCGTGACATCGTCAGTCTCCGCCGCGCCCGCTGGGGCTGGGCCTTCACCGCACCGTTCGCGGTGTTCCTCCTGCTGTTCCTCCTCATCCCGCTCGTGTACGCGTTCGTGCTCAGCCTGCAGAACTCGACGCTCGCGGGCGGAACGAGCTGGGTCGGCTTCGCCAACTACGCCCGCGCGTTCACCGACCCGCTGTTCCTCGACGGCGTCTGGCGCGTCCTGCTCTTCGCCGTGGTGATGATCCCGGCGCAGATGATCGTCGCCCTGATCGCCGCGCTGCTGATCGACGCGCTGACCACGCGGTTCGCGCGCATCTCGCGGCTGCTGATCTTCGTGCCGTACGCGGTGCCGGTCGTCATCGGCGCGCTGATGTGGGGATTCCTGTACAGCCCCAGCTTCGGGCCGGCGCAGGAGGTGTTCGGCTGGCTCGGGCTCGAGGCGCCGAACTTCTTCTCCGACCAGAACGTCTTCGGCTCGCTGGTGAACATCGTCACCTGGCAGTGGGCCGGCTACTACATGATCATCATCTACGCGGCGCTGCAGGGCGTCGACCCGTCGATCTACGAGGCGGCGCGCGTCGACGGCGCCACCGGCTGGCAGATCGCGTTGCGGATCAAGATCCCGATGGTCGCCTCCTCCCTCCTGCTCGTGCTCGTGTTCGCCCTCATCGGCACGCTGCAGTTCTTCAACGAGCCGCAGATGCTGCGCGGGATGGCGTCGGGCTCCATCACCTCCAACTATACGCCGAACATCTACGCGTACACGGTCGCGTTCTCGTACCACCAGGTGAACTACGCCTCGGCGATCGCGTTCGCCCTCGGCCTCGTCGTCTTCGTCGGGTCGTACGCCTTCATGTTCGCGACCCGCAAGAGAAGTGGACTGATGAAATGA
- a CDS encoding DUF4397 domain-containing protein, with translation MKIRAVSAAAVAVAALALVAGAAPATAAESDAQLSVIHGVPGTPVDVWVNGTDTVKNFQPGTMAGPLALPAGTYSVAITKVGAASADDSPVIGPVDLKLDAGGNYSAVAHLDASGKPTATLFTNDTSATAAGQGRLTVRHVAAAPAVDVVVGGKAVVSNLTNPNEQKLDLPAGTVSASVTATGTTEPALIGPADVTVKDGTNTIVYAWGSANDKNLALMIQDVDGLGTPPNGVQAGTTGAAYRAEQAAQTQQLAVGAGALALLVAAGAIVLVAVRRRAASVRG, from the coding sequence ATGAAGATCAGAGCAGTCTCCGCAGCCGCCGTCGCGGTCGCGGCCCTCGCGCTCGTGGCCGGTGCCGCGCCCGCGACGGCCGCCGAATCCGACGCGCAGCTCTCCGTCATCCACGGCGTGCCGGGCACCCCGGTCGACGTGTGGGTGAACGGGACCGACACGGTGAAGAACTTCCAGCCGGGCACCATGGCCGGTCCGCTGGCGCTGCCCGCCGGCACCTACAGCGTCGCGATCACGAAGGTGGGCGCCGCCTCGGCGGACGACAGCCCGGTGATCGGCCCCGTCGATCTGAAACTCGACGCCGGCGGCAACTACTCGGCGGTCGCGCATCTGGACGCATCGGGCAAGCCGACGGCGACGCTGTTCACCAACGACACCTCCGCCACCGCCGCCGGTCAGGGCCGGCTGACGGTCCGCCATGTCGCGGCCGCACCCGCGGTCGACGTGGTGGTGGGTGGCAAGGCGGTCGTGAGCAACCTCACCAACCCGAACGAGCAGAAGCTGGACCTGCCCGCGGGGACGGTGTCGGCATCGGTGACCGCGACCGGCACCACCGAGCCTGCGCTGATCGGGCCGGCCGACGTGACGGTGAAGGACGGCACGAACACGATCGTCTACGCCTGGGGCAGTGCGAACGACAAGAACCTCGCGCTGATGATCCAGGACGTCGACGGTCTCGGGACGCCGCCGAACGGTGTGCAGGCCGGCACCACCGGTGCCGCCTACCGCGCCGAGCAGGCGGCGCAGACGCAGCAGCTCGCGGTCGGCGCGGGTGCGCTCGCCCTGCTGGTCGCGGCCGGGGCGATCGTCCTGGTGGCGGTCAGGAGGCGCGCGGCGTCCGTGCGCGGATGA
- a CDS encoding class F sortase yields MTRPPRSGAGAAAAVAASVLIALAGMAALGGCAGGGGAPTPAASSPVATPASPATTAPAPVITGPSLPPIPRTDIDSRADPQGPAPVAPERVRVPSLDIDMPVVPVGLDETGDVSIPSASHTAGWYRFSSGLRTDSGTIVVVAHIDAWDGIGPFSRLKDAPAGTEVTLTGADASRSFRVDGVAQPAKAPGSLASYFVSTGPVKLVLITCGGVFDDATGHYRENVIATAAPVGG; encoded by the coding sequence ATGACCCGTCCTCCGCGGAGCGGCGCGGGGGCGGCGGCTGCGGTCGCCGCCTCCGTGCTGATCGCGCTGGCGGGGATGGCGGCCCTGGGCGGCTGCGCGGGCGGGGGAGGTGCGCCCACGCCGGCTGCATCGTCGCCGGTGGCAACGCCAGCGTCGCCCGCCACGACGGCACCCGCTCCCGTCATCACCGGTCCGTCCCTCCCGCCCATCCCGCGCACCGACATCGACAGCCGCGCGGACCCACAGGGCCCGGCGCCGGTCGCGCCCGAGCGGGTGCGGGTGCCGTCGCTCGACATCGACATGCCGGTCGTGCCGGTGGGCCTCGACGAGACCGGCGACGTGAGCATCCCCTCCGCCTCCCACACCGCAGGCTGGTACCGGTTCTCCTCGGGCCTGCGCACCGACAGCGGCACGATCGTCGTGGTCGCCCACATCGATGCGTGGGACGGCATCGGTCCGTTCAGCCGCTTGAAGGACGCGCCGGCCGGCACCGAGGTGACGCTGACCGGTGCGGACGCGAGCCGCTCGTTTCGCGTCGACGGGGTCGCCCAGCCCGCGAAGGCGCCCGGGTCGCTCGCGTCGTACTTCGTCAGCACAGGCCCCGTGAAGCTGGTGCTGATCACCTGCGGGGGAGTGTTCGACGACGCCACCGGCCACTACCGCGAGAACGTGATCGCGACCGCTGCGCCGGTGGGAGGGTGA
- a CDS encoding ABC transporter substrate-binding protein, with amino-acid sequence MKKLLAVGGVVALAVAALTGCSAGGSAAASCQNKIVESDAKQVTMWAWYPNFEPVVDLFNKTHKDVQICWTNAGAGNDEYTKFSTAIQAGSGAPDVVMLETEVVPSYIADGSIVNLSKLGADKVKDNYSEGAWSDESLDGDAYAIPVDGGPVGLLYRKDLFDKYGIAVPTTWDEYAAAAQKIFDATGGKTKLTDFPGNGRAFQTALFAQAGNKPFELTGKQGIKVDLNDEASTKVLGYWDDLVKKKLVGTEDSSTTDYNTHLVNGTYASAIAAAWLPGYLQGFTGADKNAKWAVAPVPQWDTANPVQINIGGSAFAVSKQAQDQKAAATVAQEIFGTEEAWKLGIEKAALFPLWKPILESSYFTDKEYDFFGGQQINKDVFLTAATDYKGFQFSPFQNLAYDKLTVAINAINKGKATPEEALKTYQDAVTSYAKQQGYTVTK; translated from the coding sequence ATGAAGAAGCTCCTTGCCGTGGGAGGCGTCGTCGCGCTGGCGGTCGCGGCCCTCACCGGGTGTTCCGCTGGCGGCAGCGCCGCGGCCAGCTGCCAGAACAAGATCGTCGAGTCGGACGCGAAGCAGGTCACCATGTGGGCCTGGTACCCCAACTTCGAGCCGGTGGTCGACCTGTTCAACAAGACCCACAAAGACGTCCAGATCTGCTGGACCAACGCGGGCGCCGGCAACGACGAGTACACGAAGTTCTCCACCGCGATCCAGGCGGGCTCCGGCGCGCCCGACGTCGTCATGCTCGAGACGGAGGTCGTGCCCAGCTACATCGCCGACGGCTCGATCGTGAACCTCAGCAAGCTCGGCGCCGACAAGGTCAAGGACAACTACTCCGAGGGCGCCTGGAGCGACGAGTCGCTCGACGGCGACGCGTACGCGATCCCGGTCGACGGCGGCCCGGTCGGCCTCCTGTACCGCAAGGACCTGTTCGACAAGTACGGCATCGCGGTCCCGACAACGTGGGACGAGTACGCAGCCGCCGCGCAAAAGATCTTCGACGCCACCGGCGGCAAGACCAAGCTGACCGACTTCCCGGGCAACGGCCGCGCCTTCCAGACCGCGCTGTTCGCCCAGGCGGGCAACAAGCCGTTCGAGCTCACCGGCAAGCAGGGCATCAAGGTCGACCTGAACGACGAGGCCAGCACCAAGGTGCTCGGCTACTGGGACGACCTGGTGAAGAAGAAGCTCGTCGGCACCGAGGACTCCTCCACCACCGACTACAACACCCACCTCGTGAACGGCACCTACGCGTCCGCGATCGCCGCCGCCTGGCTGCCCGGCTACCTGCAGGGCTTCACCGGCGCCGACAAGAACGCCAAGTGGGCCGTGGCCCCCGTGCCCCAGTGGGACACCGCGAACCCGGTGCAGATCAACATCGGCGGCTCGGCCTTCGCCGTGAGCAAGCAGGCGCAGGACCAGAAGGCGGCGGCGACGGTCGCGCAGGAGATCTTCGGCACCGAGGAGGCGTGGAAGCTCGGCATCGAGAAGGCCGCCCTGTTCCCGCTCTGGAAGCCGATCCTCGAGTCGAGCTACTTCACCGACAAGGAGTACGACTTCTTCGGCGGCCAGCAGATCAACAAGGACGTCTTCCTGACCGCGGCGACCGACTACAAGGGCTTCCAGTTCAGCCCCTTCCAGAACCTCGCCTACGACAAGCTGACCGTCGCGATCAACGCGATCAACAAGGGCAAGGCGACCCCCGAGGAGGCGCTGAAGACCTACCAGGACGCGGTCACCAGCTACGCCAAGCAGCAGGGCTACACCGTCACGAAGTAA
- a CDS encoding TetR/AcrR family transcriptional regulator translates to MPSPAAGRPARADARKNQDALLAAARTVFARSGVDAPAREIAAEGGVGVGTLYRNFPTRSDLVAAVFTTEIDATAAAAAEFLATEAPGAALEHWIARFTRFVATKQGLSAALRSGDPAFDALPGYFAEKLGPAMRSLLDAAEASGDVRPGVDPLDLLQAVGDLSHRAPSADGSPNAMVRLLLDGLRTREADAATQRPASS, encoded by the coding sequence GTGCCCTCCCCTGCCGCCGGTCGCCCCGCCCGGGCCGACGCCCGCAAGAACCAGGACGCGCTGCTGGCCGCCGCCCGTACCGTCTTCGCGCGCTCCGGCGTCGACGCCCCCGCGCGCGAGATCGCCGCGGAGGGGGGCGTGGGAGTAGGGACGCTGTACCGGAACTTCCCGACCCGCTCCGACCTCGTGGCCGCCGTCTTCACGACCGAGATCGACGCCACCGCGGCTGCCGCGGCGGAATTCCTCGCGACGGAGGCCCCCGGCGCCGCGCTCGAGCACTGGATCGCGCGCTTCACCCGCTTCGTGGCGACCAAGCAGGGGCTGTCGGCGGCGCTGCGCTCCGGCGACCCGGCCTTCGACGCGCTCCCGGGCTACTTCGCCGAGAAGCTCGGGCCGGCCATGCGCTCGTTGCTCGATGCGGCCGAGGCGTCCGGGGACGTGCGCCCCGGCGTCGACCCACTCGACCTCCTGCAGGCGGTCGGCGACCTCAGCCACCGGGCTCCATCGGCCGACGGGTCGCCGAATGCGATGGTGCGGCTGCTGCTGGACGGGCTGCGCACCCGGGAAGCGGACGCCGCGACGCAGCGGCCGGCGTCCTCCTGA
- a CDS encoding LacI family DNA-binding transcriptional regulator yields MSATMHDVSRLAGVSIKTVSNVINDYPYVRDETRQRVLDAIAALGYTPNLSARSLRSGRTNVISLIIPELRNAYFAELADAVMKAAASRGLSVLIEQFGNERESELSVLQKPRGQMVDGVLYSVLALDEADRDTIAGIPTPMVLLGDRIFNGPKDHVTMQNAEGARAATDHLLSGGRRRIVALGAHPGEVIGSAGLRLAGYREALAAHGVAYDERLAIPVGTWHRRDGAEAMRAFLALGLPFDGVVAFNDTLALGALRVLQEAGLRVPEDVSVIGYDDIDETQYSMPALSTIDPGREQIARTAVDLLIERIEGGSTAFTPREIAVPFRLVERESTAVNVPAS; encoded by the coding sequence ATGTCCGCGACGATGCACGATGTCAGCCGGCTCGCCGGGGTGTCGATCAAGACGGTGTCCAACGTCATCAACGACTACCCGTACGTGCGCGACGAGACGCGGCAGCGGGTGCTCGACGCCATCGCCGCGCTCGGCTATACGCCGAATCTGTCGGCGCGCAGCCTCCGCTCGGGGCGCACCAATGTCATCTCGCTCATCATCCCGGAGTTGCGCAACGCGTACTTCGCCGAGCTCGCCGACGCCGTGATGAAGGCCGCCGCCTCCCGCGGGCTGTCGGTGCTGATCGAGCAGTTCGGCAACGAGCGCGAGAGCGAGTTGAGCGTGCTGCAGAAGCCGCGGGGCCAGATGGTCGACGGCGTGCTCTACAGCGTGCTGGCGCTCGACGAGGCCGACCGGGACACCATCGCCGGCATCCCGACCCCGATGGTGCTGCTCGGCGACCGGATCTTCAACGGGCCCAAGGATCACGTCACCATGCAGAACGCGGAGGGCGCCCGCGCCGCGACGGACCACCTCCTCTCCGGAGGGCGGCGGCGCATCGTCGCGCTCGGCGCGCATCCTGGCGAGGTGATCGGCTCGGCAGGGTTGCGTCTGGCCGGGTATCGGGAGGCTCTTGCGGCGCATGGCGTCGCGTACGACGAGCGGCTGGCGATCCCGGTCGGCACCTGGCACCGGCGCGACGGCGCGGAGGCGATGCGCGCGTTCCTGGCGCTGGGCCTCCCGTTCGACGGCGTGGTCGCCTTCAACGACACGCTGGCCCTCGGAGCGTTGCGCGTGCTGCAGGAGGCCGGGCTGCGTGTGCCGGAGGACGTCTCGGTGATCGGCTACGACGACATCGACGAGACGCAGTACTCCATGCCGGCGCTGTCGACCATCGACCCGGGCCGGGAGCAGATCGCCCGGACCGCCGTCGACCTCCTGATCGAGCGGATCGAGGGAGGCTCCACCGCCTTCACCCCGCGCGAGATCGCGGTGCCGTTCCGGCTGGTCGAGCGCGAGTCCACGGCCGTGAACGTGCCCGCCTCCTGA
- a CDS encoding RNA polymerase sigma factor produces MDDTERSLIAGLQSGEVDAVERLYQRWGRLVFTLALRSLGDVGDAEDVTQQVFVAAWQGRNGFDPERAKLSTWLMAITRHKIVDAHEARAKRQRELQALMESVYLQSLTWTDQIADSVTMTQELEQLDPLPQRIMRLAFYDRLSHTQIAEQLGLPLGTVKSHIRRSLLRLRARLEDADDA; encoded by the coding sequence GTGGATGACACCGAGCGTTCACTGATCGCCGGGCTGCAGTCCGGCGAGGTGGATGCGGTCGAGCGGCTGTACCAGCGCTGGGGGCGGCTGGTCTTCACGCTCGCGCTGCGCTCGCTGGGCGACGTCGGTGACGCCGAGGACGTCACGCAGCAGGTGTTCGTCGCCGCGTGGCAGGGGCGGAACGGCTTCGACCCGGAGAGGGCGAAGCTCAGCACGTGGCTCATGGCCATCACGCGGCACAAGATCGTCGACGCGCACGAGGCGCGCGCGAAGCGGCAGCGGGAGCTGCAGGCGCTGATGGAGAGCGTGTACCTGCAGTCGCTCACCTGGACCGACCAGATCGCCGACAGCGTCACGATGACCCAGGAGCTGGAGCAGCTGGATCCGCTTCCGCAGCGGATCATGCGGCTCGCGTTCTACGATCGGCTGAGCCACACGCAGATCGCGGAACAGCTCGGCCTGCCGCTCGGCACGGTGAAGAGCCATATCCGGCGCAGCCTGCTGCGGCTGCGAGCACGGCTGGAGGACGCGGATGACGCATAG
- a CDS encoding anti-sigma factor, producing MTHSDPDALAMLALGDPEVDEADVEHVMGCPECRAELDRLMRVTRAARENGPVDFELLEPSPAVWEGIRAQIAAEATAGADDPAPAEPVAPVQTLPHTPGRRPAPGSAPSRPAGRPARSRRRWVAALSGAAVLLVAVVVAATVFLRPGQQSTVEAQATLAGLPAWSTSSGTATMEREPDGTTVLQVALESPAVEAGGSDYREVWLMNSDLTKSISVGLLDGGSGRFVMPPNIAAADYPVVDISQQPLNGDPGHSGDSIVRGTLTASG from the coding sequence ATGACGCATAGCGATCCCGACGCGCTCGCCATGCTGGCGCTCGGCGACCCCGAGGTCGACGAGGCCGATGTCGAGCACGTCATGGGCTGCCCCGAGTGCCGTGCCGAGCTCGACCGGCTGATGCGTGTCACCCGCGCCGCCCGCGAGAACGGGCCGGTCGACTTCGAGCTGCTGGAGCCGTCTCCCGCGGTGTGGGAGGGCATCCGCGCGCAGATCGCGGCGGAGGCGACGGCCGGCGCGGACGACCCGGCGCCGGCCGAGCCGGTCGCACCGGTGCAGACTCTGCCGCACACGCCCGGCCGTCGACCAGCGCCCGGGTCGGCCCCCTCCCGCCCCGCCGGTCGCCCCGCACGCTCCCGGCGCCGCTGGGTCGCCGCTCTCTCCGGCGCGGCCGTCCTGCTCGTCGCAGTCGTGGTCGCCGCCACCGTGTTCCTCCGGCCCGGCCAGCAGTCGACGGTGGAGGCGCAGGCGACGCTCGCGGGACTCCCCGCCTGGTCCACCTCCAGCGGCACGGCGACGATGGAGCGGGAGCCCGACGGGACCACGGTGCTGCAGGTGGCGCTGGAGTCGCCGGCGGTGGAGGCGGGAGGCTCGGACTATCGCGAGGTCTGGCTGATGAACAGCGACCTCACGAAGTCGATCAGCGTCGGCCTGCTCGACGGGGGCTCCGGGCGTTTCGTCATGCCGCCCAACATCGCGGCCGCCGACTATCCGGTGGTCGACATCTCGCAGCAGCCGCTCAACGGCGACCCCGGCCACTCGGGCGACAGCATCGTGCGGGGAACGCTCACCGCCTCCGGTTAG
- a CDS encoding aldo/keto reductase — translation MQYRSLGRTGIQVTPYALGAMMLGSFGNPDRQEGVRIIHRALDAGINFVDTADRYGDSEEVVGEAIAGRRDEVVLATKFWGPVDDDINHRGASRRWIMQAVERSLRNLRTDHIDLYQLHRPDPDTDIEETLSALTDLVRQGKVRAIGSSSMRGSEIVEAQWASERRGFERFRTEQPNYSILDREIEREILPVAQRYGMGTLVYSPLAGGALTGKYRAGAANDNFRAGTGMRHFRDERRLAAIEQLLALADEVGIPLTHLAMAFTIAHPGVTSAIAGPRTMEQLEDTLAGMEVSLTDDILDRIDAIVPPGESIGAMDMVYRGPEVADAGLRRRPVGERAAA, via the coding sequence ATGCAGTATCGCTCTCTCGGCCGCACCGGCATCCAGGTGACGCCCTACGCCCTCGGCGCCATGATGCTCGGCTCGTTCGGCAACCCCGACCGGCAGGAGGGCGTGCGGATCATCCACCGCGCGCTCGACGCCGGGATCAACTTCGTCGACACCGCTGACCGCTACGGAGACTCGGAGGAGGTCGTCGGCGAGGCCATCGCCGGCCGCCGCGACGAGGTCGTGCTCGCCACCAAGTTCTGGGGGCCGGTGGACGACGACATCAACCACCGCGGCGCCTCCCGCCGCTGGATCATGCAGGCCGTCGAGCGCTCGCTCCGCAACCTGCGCACCGACCACATCGACCTCTACCAGCTGCACCGCCCCGACCCGGACACCGACATCGAGGAGACGCTCTCGGCGCTCACCGACCTGGTCCGTCAGGGCAAGGTGCGGGCGATCGGGAGCTCGTCGATGCGCGGGTCGGAGATCGTGGAGGCGCAGTGGGCGTCCGAGCGCCGCGGCTTCGAGCGCTTCCGGACCGAGCAGCCGAACTACTCGATCCTCGACCGCGAGATCGAGCGCGAGATCCTCCCGGTGGCGCAGCGCTACGGCATGGGAACGCTCGTCTACAGCCCGCTGGCCGGCGGCGCGCTGACCGGCAAGTACCGCGCGGGAGCGGCGAACGACAACTTCCGTGCCGGCACCGGCATGCGCCACTTCCGGGACGAGCGCCGGCTCGCCGCGATCGAGCAGCTGCTCGCGCTCGCCGACGAGGTCGGCATCCCGCTCACCCACCTGGCGATGGCCTTCACGATCGCGCACCCGGGCGTCACCTCGGCCATCGCGGGCCCCCGAACGATGGAGCAGTTGGAGGACACCCTGGCCGGGATGGAGGTGTCGCTGACGGACGACATCCTCGACCGCATCGACGCGATCGTCCCGCCGGGCGAGAGCATCGGCGCGATGGACATGGTCTACCGGGGGCCGGAGGTCGCGGACGCGGGGCTGCGGCGGCGGCCGGTGGGGGAGCGGGCGGCGGCGTAG